GGCCTGATTCAAAGCAACCTGCATGATCTCACGGGTAATCCCTTCGATCTTGATATCCATCTGCAGCGCAGTGATACCTTCACGGCTACCAGCAACTTTGAAGTCCATATCGCCCAGGTGGTCTTCGTCACCCAGAATGTCAGACAGAACAACAAAATTGTCGCCTTCTTTAACCAGACCCATCGCGATACCCGCAACGGCTGATTTGATTGGCACGCCCGCATCCATCAGTGCCAGAGAAGCACCGCAGACAGACGCCATGGAAGAAGAACCGTTGGATTCCGTGATTTCAGACACTACACGCACGGTGTACGGGAATTCGTTCGCCTTCGGCATCACTGCCAACACGCCACGCTTCGCCAGACGACCGTGACCGATCTCACGACGCTTAGGCGAACCGACCATACCGGTTTCACCGACAGAGTACGGAGGGAAGTTGTAGTGCAGCAGGAAGCGATCGGTACGTTCACCGGTCAGTTCGTCAATATTCTGTGCATCACGCTCAGTCCCCAACGTTGCAGTGACCAACGCCTGCGTTTCACCACGGGTGAACAGTGCGGAACCGTGAGTACGCGGCAGTACGCCAGTACGCACATCCAGACCACGAATCATGTCTTTTTCACGGCCATCGATACGCGGTTCGCCAGCCAGCACGCGGCTGCGTACGACATTTTTCTCAACGTTACCCAGAATTTCCTGGATATCTCCCGCATTCAGCGTTTCGTCTTCAGCTTGCAGAGCGGCAACAACATCAGCTTTGATGACGTCAACTTGCGCATAACGCTCTTGTTTTTCAGTGATGCGGTAAGCGTCACCCAGACGTGCTTCAGACAAAGCCTGTACACGCTGCTCTAAAGAAACGTTAACTTCTGGCGCATGCCATTCCCACTTCGGTTTGCCTGCTTCAGCAACCAGAGCGTTGATGTTCTGGATAACGATCTGCTGTTGCTCGTGACCAAACACCACAGCACCCAGCATCTGATCTTCACTCAGAAGGTCGGCTTCGGATTCCACCATCAGAACCGCGCCTTCCGTACCTGCAACCACCAGATCCAGACGGCTTTCTTTCAGCTCATCCATCGTTGGGTTCAGGACATACTGATCGTTCAGGTAACCGACGCGTGCAACACCGATAGGGCCGTTGAACGGAATACCAGACAGGCTCAGCGCCGCAGAGGCACCAATCATGGCAACGATGTCAGGGCTAACCTGTGGGTTAACAGAAACGACGGTCGCAATCACCTGAACTTCATTCAGGAAACCTTCTGGGAACAGAGGGCGGATCGGGCGGTCAATCAGACGAGAAGTCAGCGTTTCGCCTTCACTTGGACGACCTTCACGACGGAAGAAACCACCAGGGAAACGTCCAGCAGCGTAAGTACGCTCCTGATAGTTAACCGTTAATGGGAAGAAACTTTGGCCGGGTTTGGCGTTTTTCGCGCCGACAA
The nucleotide sequence above comes from Pectobacterium brasiliense. Encoded proteins:
- the pnp gene encoding polyribonucleotide nucleotidyltransferase, encoding MLNPIVRKFQYGQHTVTLETGMMARQATAAVMVSMDDTAVFVTVVGAKNAKPGQSFFPLTVNYQERTYAAGRFPGGFFRREGRPSEGETLTSRLIDRPIRPLFPEGFLNEVQVIATVVSVNPQVSPDIVAMIGASAALSLSGIPFNGPIGVARVGYLNDQYVLNPTMDELKESRLDLVVAGTEGAVLMVESEADLLSEDQMLGAVVFGHEQQQIVIQNINALVAEAGKPKWEWHAPEVNVSLEQRVQALSEARLGDAYRITEKQERYAQVDVIKADVVAALQAEDETLNAGDIQEILGNVEKNVVRSRVLAGEPRIDGREKDMIRGLDVRTGVLPRTHGSALFTRGETQALVTATLGTERDAQNIDELTGERTDRFLLHYNFPPYSVGETGMVGSPKRREIGHGRLAKRGVLAVMPKANEFPYTVRVVSEITESNGSSSMASVCGASLALMDAGVPIKSAVAGIAMGLVKEGDNFVVLSDILGDEDHLGDMDFKVAGSREGITALQMDIKIEGITREIMQVALNQAKGARLHILGVMEQAISTPRGDISEFAPRIHTIKISTDKIKDVIGKGGSVIRALTEETGTTIEIEDDGTVKIASTDGEKAKHAIRRIEEITAEIEVGRVYQGKVTRIVDFGAFVAIGGGKEGLVHISQIADKRVEKVTDYLQMGQEVPVKVLEVDRQGRVRLSIKEATAQTQEAAAPSSEE